DNA sequence from the Mus caroli unplaced genomic scaffold, CAROLI_EIJ_v1.1 scaffold_24936_1, whole genome shotgun sequence genome:
TTCCTTTTGACAGGAATATTTCTGGATTAGAAAATTTGAGATTGGTGGGTGGCCCTGTCCTGCAACGCaaggccatgcctaacctctggatatggtctctataggttctacCTCCCCTTTTTTTGGGCATTTCAGCTATATTTTTACgtaaaccatagaagaaaattttcctattCTAGAGAAAGTAATAGTTGCAAAATTAGAAGAATCAGTCTGAAGATCAGTTTATTAAAACCGAAAAGAGAGTCTCCTGGACatataacaatcaaaacactaagtACACAAAACTATAAAAGAATATTAGAAACTGCAAGGGAACCTGGTTGAGGAACATaaaaagacagacctatcagaaatcAATAACACAGTGAGGTTATGGAACAGGAACACTCTTCggttgctggtgggagtgcaaacttgcacaGCCATTATTAGAATCAGtatggtagttcctcagaaagttgagTATCAATCTACCTCCAGGTCCAACTTGGGTCTATACCCTAAGGATGCTTAATTTTACCATAAggacatgctcaactatgtttattttTGCTCTATTTATATTAACCCAAAACTGCAAATAGCCTAtgtgtccttcaacagaagaaggaataaagaaactgtggtacatttacacaacggagtattactcagctgttaaaaaatgacatcatNTGTAGAATTCATTAGACCTGATAGGTTTTTCTGTGACTGTTGCACTGGAACATTGTCCAATCCTTGTACATTAGTAGGTGAGCCTACACATGATACAGAGAACATTATATGACTCTGCTCCACCTGTAGCATCTAACATGTTGCAGCACAATTGAATTCCTTCCCTAAAGAAAAAGTCCTctccccgcccgcccgcccgcctgcTGTGCCCCCTATCCTCTCCAGGCGGCTCCGCGGCGCTCCCCACAGCGCATACAGCCAGCCAGAGAGAAGGCACGAGCGGCGGCGCAGACTGCAGCCTCCCTCCAGCCAGCGAGCCAGTGCGCGTGCACTGTAGCGGCCTAGGCGGCGACCGGGAAGCGGACGGGcgggcgagcgagcgagcgagcgagtgagCAGGCGGTGTGGGCGTGGGAGGCGAGGCCGAGTCACGAGCGACATGGGGGATCGAGAGCAGCTGCTGCAGCGGGCGCGACTGGCGGAGCAGGCGGAGCGCTACGACCATATGGCCTCCACCATGAAGGCTATAGGGTTTCATGCatctcaggatggcctcaaacacaTTAAATAGaagaggttggccttgaactccgatgCTGCTGCCTTACCTGTCAAATGCTGGGCTCACTGATGCTCACCACCGTGCCTAGCTTCCCTCGGGGTGAATGTGGGCTTGCTTTCAGGCAATTGAAAGGCAGGTGACAGAGCTGAATGAACCCCTATCTAATGAAGATAGAAATCTCCTCTCTGTGGCCTACAAGAATGTAGTTGGTGCCAGGCGATCTTCTTGGAGGGTTATTAGTAGCATTGAGCAGAAAACCATGGCAGATGGGAACGAGAAGAAGTTGGAGAAAGTTAAAGCCTACCGGGAGAAGATTgaaaaggagctggagacagTTTGTAATGATGTCTTGGCTCTGCTTGACAAGTTCCTTATCAAGAACTGCAATGATTTTCAGTATGAGAGCAAAGTGTTCTACCTGAAAATGAAGGGCGNNNNNNNNNNNNNNNNNNNNNNNNNNNNNNNNNNNNNNNNNNNNNNNNNNNNNNNNNNNNNNNNNNNNNNNNNNNNNNNNNNNNNNNNNNNNNNNNNNNNNNNNNNNNNNNNNNNNNNNNNNNNNNNNNNNNNNNNNNNNNNNNNNNNNNNNNNNNNNNNNNNNNNNNNNNNNNNNNNNNNNNNNNNNNNNNNNNNNNNNNNNNNNNNNNNNNNNNNNNNNNNNNNNNNNNNNNNNNNNNNNNNNNNNNNNNNNNNNNNNNNNNNNNNNNNNNNNNNNNNNNNNNNNNNNNNNNNNNNNNNNNNNNNNNNNNNNNNNNNNNNNNNNNNNNNNNNNNNNNNNNNNNNNNNNNNNNNNNNNNNNNNNNNNNNNNNNNNNNNNNNNNNNNNNNNNNNNNNNNNNNNNNNNNNNNNNNNNNNNNNNNNNNNNNNNNNNNNNNNNNNNNNNNNNNNNNNNNNNNNNNNNNNNNNNNNNNNNNNNNNNNNNNNNNNNNNNNNNNNNNNNNNATGTCTGTTGATCTCTAGTAAATCCAGGTGATGGTAATTGAGTGTAGAAAGGAGAATTAGCCAACACAGGCTATGGCTGCTATTTAAAACAAGCTGATAGTGTTGTGTTAAGCAGTACATCTTGTGCATGCAAAAATGAATTTGACCCTCTCACCCCTCCCTTCAGCTAATGGAAACTGACACAGTAACAACTCGTTCCTTCACCATCAGCTTTATAAACTGTTTCTTGTGAGCTTTCAGCAGCCCTTGCTGTGCCTCTTAAATTATGATGTGCACACACCTTCTTTTCAATGCANTGCATCAGAAGTTTTTGATAtgtgtaactttttttttgattGTGATTAAGAACCATGGATTTATTTTTTGTAACTCTTTGGCTATTGTTCTTGTGTACCCTGACAGCACCATGTGTGTCAACCTGTGTCAATTATGATGGGTGGTTATGAAATGCCAGACtgctaaaataaatgttttggacttaaaagagtaaataaatgcTGCTTtggggataaaaaagaaaaagaaaaagaaaaagtcctgcTATACAAATATAAGTAATACATCTTTGGGAAGATAAAATCCTTGCCCAtgctacagaatgagactctaCTGAGAAAATTGGATACACAAGGTCAGTTGTCACTATGAATCTCAAGCTACCAGAAAGGAAGTGGCAATATATTGACTCAGGATCTCAGACCCCGGTATTTTAGCATTACTTAGTAAAAAGTTTTGAAGGGACAAAAGTGAAGAAACAAGCCACAATTttgtgaagattcccaacttctGAAAACACCGGTGTTTTTACAATGAGCAATGAATGCAGTCTGATTTGCAGCAATAATCTTCAGTAGAGAAGCTGCTTTGTTGCTGCCTTTATGGACTTGGGTACCAATTGCTTTTTGTAATATGGTAAAAATATGGCAATCACTTCTGCATTGATTTTATAACATGTNTTCAGATTGAGAATATGATTTTAATGCTGAAATCTCatgtactttgtttttaatttcaagcAAATCTTATTATACTTGAATATGCCCTGGTTTGTTAACACACCTAGACTTGCTATAACTGTATGCATGTAACAGTATGGATGTTCCTTCTAGGGAAGAAAAAACCACCAAC
Encoded proteins:
- the LOC110288882 gene encoding 14-3-3 protein eta, whose protein sequence is MGDREQLLQRARLAEQAERYDHMASTMKAIGQVTELNEPLSNEDRNLLSVAYKNVVGARRSSWRVISSIEQKTMADGNEKKLEKVKAYREKIEKELETVCNDVLALLDKFLIKNCNDFQYESKVFYLKMK